In bacterium, the DNA window GGTGGCGGTTAAGAGTGCGTTTAAGTGTGAGTTCCACACTTCCTCGCCACCCTTAACCGGATACCCTTAACCGACCCGCTTACACGATTCCTCCTGACACTCCAACTTCGTCGGTAACTTAGTCGCTAACTTCGTCGATGTCTTCCCCGACAAAGTTAGCGATTAAGTTAGCGACGAAGGAGTTCGACCGGTAGAGGGGCCAGGGCGAGGGGTTTCCGGAGATCAGGACAACTGCAGGGATTCCTGAATTTCAAGCCGGCATCTTTTCATCGCGGCAATAGCGGCGCTGGTTTTTTCACGAGTAGCGGTTTCGCCTGGGGATGATCCACAAAGCAGAGTTGACGCTCTTCCGAAACCGCATTACTGTTTGAGTAATCGATAGGTAGGACGAGTCTCTCAAATCAATTCAACACAGGAGGACACCATGGGTACCGCAGGAAGACAGATCGTTGGCAAGGATGTGGATAAAATCATCGCCATGCTGAATAAGCTGTATTGCGATGAATGGCTGGCCTATTACCAGTATTGGCTTGGCGCAAAGGTTGTGAAGGGACCGATGAAGGATGCCGTGATGGCGGAACTGACCCAGCACGCCGCGGATGAACTCCGCCATGCCGGACTGGACGCTGACCGGATCATCCAACTCGGAGGAACACCGGCGCTCAGCCCTGAAGTCTGGCTAAAACTGACCAACTGCGGCTATGATGCCCCCAAGGACCCCTACGTCAAGGTCATCCTCGACCAGAATATCAGCGGCGAACAATGCGCCATCAAGCATTACAATGAACTGCTCAAGTTCAGCAGAGACAGGGATCCAGTGACCTATAATATGGTTCTTCAAATTCTTCAGGACGAGGTGACGCACGAGGAAGACTTGCAGAATCTCATGGAGGATATGGTGATGATGGTTAAGCGGGGCCTGAAATAAGCGCTGATGTTGACCATAGATCACCCTTTTTCACGATGGATCCGGGGCTGGGCGGGCATCCTGCTCGCCGCCCTGGCCATTTTAATCCTCCGTATCGCCTACCTCATCTGGATATGTCCTTACGACCTGGTTCCGGATGAGGCCCAGTACTGGGACTGGTCCCGCCGCCTCGATTGGTCGTATTACAGCAAAGGCCCGACCGTGGCGTGGCTCATCGCACCCAGTGTGCATTTTTTTGGAAACATAGAATGGGCGGTACGGCTTCCGGCCGCCCTGGCGTCGTTTGCGGCCAGCCTGATATTGGCGCGCTTTGCCCTCTCGACCTCAGCGGGCAATATCCGGACAGCCTGGTACGTCTTTCTATTGTTCAATCTCATTCCGGTGTATCAGGGGACTGCCCAATTCATGACCACAGACGGGCCTTACTATGTCTGCTGGATCACGGCGGCCTATGTCGGCTGGCTCATGGCGAAAAGGCGCACCCCCTCTACTGCCTGGTTTTTCCTGTTCGGGTCGATCATAGGCATTGGCATGCTATGTAAATACACCATGCTGCTGGCATTGCCCGGGGTCCTGTTCTACCTGTTCCGCCATGGGGTTCAATCCTGGAAGCTGCGACTTACCGCCCTGCTCGCCGTTCTCGCCGGAATCTTATTGTTCTCAATGCCCATCTACATCTGGAATGTCCAACGGGGCTGGCCCACTCTAGCCCATCTGATAGGAGCCACCCGACTGCCTGGTGGAGATGCCCCCGCCCATAGTGGCTGGCCCTACAACCCGCTCTGGACGCTCTCTTATTTCATCTATCCCCTGGCGATCCTCGCCCCTCCTGCGGCCTTCCTTCTGTTCAGGGCCATGCGCGAAGCCTTCAAGCCGCAACATGTCCACTCGGAACTCCGGAACATCATGTCTTACGCACTGCATACTGCCGCCCCCATTCTGGCCTTCTACCTGCTGATTTCCTCACGCACCGATGTCAAATTGAACTGGCCGGCGGCAGGATTTACGATTTTCCTTATTCCCGTGGCCGGCTATCTGGCGGCTCATCGCGCCGGTGACGCCATCAACCGAAAGCTGTGGGGCTGGACCGTTGGGATCGGGCTCGTCAGCCTCCTGTTTATTGCACTGGGAAAATATCCCATAGCCGCCATCAACGGGTCTGAAATTCTGGGCATCAAAGTCAACACCCAGCCCATGCTTAAGCGCATCACGGGATTCAAGGCCATTGTAGAGAGCGCCGAACGCGCCGCCGCAGAACTGAAAAAGGACACAGGTCAGGAGCCGTTCTATATCGTGTCAACCTATGGGCGAGCCGCTTTGCTGGCATTCTATGCCAAAGGCCATCCCCGGGTTTGCAGTGCTGACAGTTATATGGGCGGCAGGGAATCCTCGTACGATTACTTTCCAGACACGGATCTCGGTAATCCGCAGTTGCTGGGTCGCCCCGCCATCCTGCTGGATAACGAGAAGTGGGTTTGGGAGAAGGCGCTTTACTTTCAGCTGATTGAACGCTCCCGTTTTTACGGTCGAGTCTACTTTGCCTACGAGTATCGCGGCCCCTGGCGCGAACCCCATACAAAGTAACCCGCCTTCCGCGTTGACTTCGCCCCCTCTCCACCAGTATAAGAACGGAACCTTTTGAGGAGATTTCCCGACTTGCGCATTGTTTCACGATACGTTCGCGACAGTTATCTGGTCACCTTCGTGATGACCTTGCTCGTACTGACATTTGTCATGTGCGTCATGGTGCTTTTCCGCATTGCGGATGCCATCGCCATGGGCGGCTCGATTTACCTGATCGGGAAGATTTTTCTCGCCGGGCTCCCCTCCGCCGTCGGCTTCTCCATTCCCTTCAGCATCATCACGGCAGCGCTTCTCACCTTCGGCAAACTATCGGCCAACGGCGAAATAACAGCCATGAAAAGCAGCGGCATCCGGATGTTGCAGATCATGAGACAACCCATTCTCTTTGCCGTCCTGATGTCGGCGGTATGCCTCTATCTCAATGCCGAATTGATCCCGGAAAGTTATCATATGCGCCGTGATGCCCTGAGGCAGTTGGGGCTGGAATCCCCCCTGCAATTGATTGAGGAAGGCCGCCCCATCCGTGATTTCCCGGGCATGACCTTCTATATCGGCAGCAAGCGTGACAATAAAATCGAAGACATCATCATTTATCAGGCTCCGCAAAAAAATTCGCCTGCCCGCGAGATCCGTGCCCGCTCCGGCGTGGTCTCCACAGCAGAAGACAACAAGAGCATCCTGGTTGATCTGTATGATGTGCGGATTGACCCCTTTTACGAAGATCGACCGGGAGCAGGAACGGCCAGCCATTTCCCTTATTCCATTGATCTTTCTCGCCTGACGGGTGCTGATAACCCGAAAAAGGTGAAACGAAAAAGCGACATGTCCTTGCTGGAAATCACAGACATCCGTGGCAATCTTAAAAATTCCTATCCGGAAATGAATAACGAAGCCCTGGCCAAACAAGACATGGCGCTCAAAGTGGAATTCAACAAACGGATCGTGATGGCCATTTCCTGCTTTGTTTTCGTCCTGCTCGGCGCTCCGCTTGCCACCAAAACCCATCGGCAGGAAACCACGATCGGTATCGGCATCAGTCTGGGCCTCATTTTCTCCTTCTATCTTTTCGTTATTGTAGCCGAAACTCTGACCAAGTATCCCTGGACCCAGCCTCATTTGATATTATGGATACCCGTAGTACTGGCCACCGGTCTTGGCCTATTCCTCATCAACCGCTGTGATTGATACTCCCTCATCCCGTTATCGCAGACTATGGATCCCCGATCTGGCGTGGATCCTTCTTCTTACCTTGCTTGCGGTAGTTCCATTTTTGACGCCCGGGACAGACCTCAAAATATTGTCCTGGTTTTATCACCCGGGACTCCCTCATGCCTGGCCTCTTGAATTCAACGGTTTCTTCCGTTTTCTTTACACTTTCGGAACCCTCCCTGCCCTCATCACAGCACTGGCAGGTTTGGGATTTCTCGTCGTGGCCCGATATCGGCCCTCCTTAACACCCTGGCGTCGTCATGCGGTTTTCATCTTTCTGACACTGGTCATCGGCCCCGGGTTCCTTGTCAACACGGTCTTCAAGGATCATTGGGGGCGGCCCCGGCCCAAAATGGTTTCGGAATTCGGCGGACGGATGGAATACCAGTGTTTCCACGAAAAGGGCATGAGTGGTCGTGGCAAATCCTTCCCCTGCGGCCACAGTTCAATGGGATATTATTTCATCGTGCTCTATTTTCTAGCACGTCGCCGGAAAAAGCTCATCCGGTTCTCCCTTCTGGCCGGGATCATGATCTACGGCACTGTGATTGGAATAGCCCGTATGGCTGCGGGGGCACATTTCGCCTCCGACGTACTCTGGTCAGCGGTCTTCCCCTGCCTTACCGCTTGGGCGCTCTATTACTTTGTCTTGAATATCCCTTTTCATGAAGATTACCCGGCAGTCACACGTGAAAAATCAATTTGGCGATCCAAATGGTTGCTTTGGTTGGCCCCACCACTTGGCCTTGCAACGATCGGGGCCGTCCTGCTTAGCACGCCCTCGTTTGCAGAGCTTGACTATAAGGAAGTGATTCCAAAAGGGAGTAATCCCATCGTGGAGTTGGTTGTCGCTAAACCCGGCCACCCCTATCCTGATTTTTGCATTATTGATCAGAAGACATCCGCAACTCATTCGGATCGTATTATCATAACGGGCGAAATACAGGGCTTTGGGTGGCCTTGGAATCACATTCGACATAGCGCCATCTGGAGCCGAACCAACGGAGTGGATCTATTTCGTTTCACCTGCATCCCTAAAGGCCAGTTCTCAGAACTGGATGGCCGCCTCACGATTGAAGTCCCCTCCGGCACCCAAATCCATCTCATTCAGCCCTAGCGTTCATACCGGATAGAAGCCAAGACCTTTACGCTTCCCATCCGTTCAATCGCACGGAGGTTATCATCCTCAATCTGGCCCCATCGCCCCGGGGCAGATTGATTCAAGACCACGCCTAAGACATGGAGACGGGCTTCTCTCAGGACTCTCAATGAAAGCAGCACATGATTGATCGTACCTAACCCGGGACGGGCCACCAGCAAGACAGGGAGCTGCAGTCGCACCATGAGATCCAGCATGGTTTCCTTCTGATTCAAAGGAACCAGTACTCCTCCTGCGCCCTCAATAATCACCCCATCATACTTGTGACTTAAACGGCGGAAGGCATTTTCAATACAACTGAGCGAAATACGCGTACCGGCCAGTTGGGCCGCCAAATGAGGGGAACAGGCAGGTTTGAAACAATAGGGAGCCATATCAGCCTGCTCGGCAGCAGAAATTCGCATTCCGCCAGCCTTAAGCGACGTCATCAAGTCCGGTGCCATCAAGGTGCCCTTCCGCAAATGACACCCAGTCTGAACCGGTTTCATCGGGGCCACATTCCTGCCCGCCGCCCTGAATCCAGCCAGAATACCTGCAGCCACAAAGGTCTTCCCCACCCCGGTATCCGTTCCTGTGATAAATATCCCTCGTTGCAAATTCATGGCGTGAGAGTATAGGAGGGCCAAGCTGCGCTTTCAGTAAAAAAGTTACTGAGCCATGACGAAGGGACTTGGATCCAGCCAAACGCCGCCGTTTGAGTATTCAATAATTACCAGGGGATCCACGCGTGAATTACCCTGCATACCGTGCGAATTCCCGCTTCTCCGGGGCGGTCATATGTTTGATCCGGTATTCCGCCTGTGAGGCGGCGGAGCGACTGGGAAATTCAATCACTGTGAGGATTTTTTCGGGGGGATGAGCACGCGTGTAACGGGCTCCTGTGCCTTTTTGGTGGGCGGCGAAACGGGCGGCGACATCCACGGCAATACCGGTGTAAATACTCTTATCCTCACATTCAATGAGATAGAGGAACCAAGGCTTCCGTGCTTTTTTCAATACCTTCGCCATATCGTAACTGTGCCTGATGCGCGCTCGAATGGCAAGCTATCCGGGGCGCACAGCGGCGAGACGCCGCTGCCACTTTAGGCGGGACTTCTTTTGACCGCCCTATTCTCTTCCGGTATGATTTGGGAATGAGTATTTTTCTTTGGCACAAGGATATTGAAGCCCGCCTGCAATCGCGGTTGGCGGATGCCTTT includes these proteins:
- a CDS encoding ferritin-like domain-containing protein, with translation MGTAGRQIVGKDVDKIIAMLNKLYCDEWLAYYQYWLGAKVVKGPMKDAVMAELTQHAADELRHAGLDADRIIQLGGTPALSPEVWLKLTNCGYDAPKDPYVKVILDQNISGEQCAIKHYNELLKFSRDRDPVTYNMVLQILQDEVTHEEDLQNLMEDMVMMVKRGLK
- a CDS encoding glycosyltransferase family 39 protein — encoded protein: MLTIDHPFSRWIRGWAGILLAALAILILRIAYLIWICPYDLVPDEAQYWDWSRRLDWSYYSKGPTVAWLIAPSVHFFGNIEWAVRLPAALASFAASLILARFALSTSAGNIRTAWYVFLLFNLIPVYQGTAQFMTTDGPYYVCWITAAYVGWLMAKRRTPSTAWFFLFGSIIGIGMLCKYTMLLALPGVLFYLFRHGVQSWKLRLTALLAVLAGILLFSMPIYIWNVQRGWPTLAHLIGATRLPGGDAPAHSGWPYNPLWTLSYFIYPLAILAPPAAFLLFRAMREAFKPQHVHSELRNIMSYALHTAAPILAFYLLISSRTDVKLNWPAAGFTIFLIPVAGYLAAHRAGDAINRKLWGWTVGIGLVSLLFIALGKYPIAAINGSEILGIKVNTQPMLKRITGFKAIVESAERAAAELKKDTGQEPFYIVSTYGRAALLAFYAKGHPRVCSADSYMGGRESSYDYFPDTDLGNPQLLGRPAILLDNEKWVWEKALYFQLIERSRFYGRVYFAYEYRGPWREPHTK
- a CDS encoding LptF/LptG family permease, which gives rise to MRIVSRYVRDSYLVTFVMTLLVLTFVMCVMVLFRIADAIAMGGSIYLIGKIFLAGLPSAVGFSIPFSIITAALLTFGKLSANGEITAMKSSGIRMLQIMRQPILFAVLMSAVCLYLNAELIPESYHMRRDALRQLGLESPLQLIEEGRPIRDFPGMTFYIGSKRDNKIEDIIIYQAPQKNSPAREIRARSGVVSTAEDNKSILVDLYDVRIDPFYEDRPGAGTASHFPYSIDLSRLTGADNPKKVKRKSDMSLLEITDIRGNLKNSYPEMNNEALAKQDMALKVEFNKRIVMAISCFVFVLLGAPLATKTHRQETTIGIGISLGLIFSFYLFVIVAETLTKYPWTQPHLILWIPVVLATGLGLFLINRCD
- a CDS encoding phosphatase PAP2 family protein; its protein translation is MAYSSSTAVIDTPSSRYRRLWIPDLAWILLLTLLAVVPFLTPGTDLKILSWFYHPGLPHAWPLEFNGFFRFLYTFGTLPALITALAGLGFLVVARYRPSLTPWRRHAVFIFLTLVIGPGFLVNTVFKDHWGRPRPKMVSEFGGRMEYQCFHEKGMSGRGKSFPCGHSSMGYYFIVLYFLARRRKKLIRFSLLAGIMIYGTVIGIARMAAGAHFASDVLWSAVFPCLTAWALYYFVLNIPFHEDYPAVTREKSIWRSKWLLWLAPPLGLATIGAVLLSTPSFAELDYKEVIPKGSNPIVELVVAKPGHPYPDFCIIDQKTSATHSDRIIITGEIQGFGWPWNHIRHSAIWSRTNGVDLFRFTCIPKGQFSELDGRLTIEVPSGTQIHLIQP
- the bioD gene encoding dethiobiotin synthase is translated as MNLQRGIFITGTDTGVGKTFVAAGILAGFRAAGRNVAPMKPVQTGCHLRKGTLMAPDLMTSLKAGGMRISAAEQADMAPYCFKPACSPHLAAQLAGTRISLSCIENAFRRLSHKYDGVIIEGAGGVLVPLNQKETMLDLMVRLQLPVLLVARPGLGTINHVLLSLRVLREARLHVLGVVLNQSAPGRWGQIEDDNLRAIERMGSVKVLASIRYER
- a CDS encoding GIY-YIG nuclease family protein — translated: MAKVLKKARKPWFLYLIECEDKSIYTGIAVDVAARFAAHQKGTGARYTRAHPPEKILTVIEFPSRSAASQAEYRIKHMTAPEKREFARYAG